Proteins encoded within one genomic window of Glycine soja cultivar W05 chromosome 1, ASM419377v2, whole genome shotgun sequence:
- the LOC114408896 gene encoding probable starch synthase 4, chloroplastic/amyloplastic isoform X4: MGTLFFFHSPIPHFSLPSMPKPIALPPLSCLRNNGDVNSLHEQKSEGNKNVDMSQSMCDDDQNVKQDNIWQLFKEAQQNILYLNKQRLGAIEKLDKTNREKQSLLSKIKKLEAEKQAGAGKDNLSTCSELLLRIDAMVLSSMISAGEASELRSLVMNHKVSLADVFNIISHKKDPELLGELRRFSDGHKKNGFHIVHICTEMTPLVPRGSVASYVTGISRALQRKGHLVEVILPKYASLNLDEVQGLHEVNVEVTSYFNGQLHGNRIWTGVVFGIGVTLIEPKYYSSFFSHEMIYGYPDDFERFSYFCRASLDYIVKCGKQPDVLHLHNWETAIVGPLFWDTFVKQGLEGTRILFTCHGFNSQGIEQPDKLALCGLDPLRLHRPDRLQDNTNTQLVNILKGGVVYSNRVVIMSSIYPKHVIVHNLSHELEPTLNVHRDKLVIAPYGLDKSTWDPSTDYFLPENFNAENMNGKAFCKAALLQKLGLSEHSSTILVGCIFSEGRDLDRKRVKEVILNAKQYDVQVAISVELILMFFSQKNCSLYLWGPVKD, encoded by the exons ATGGGgacattgtttttcttccatTCACCGATTCCTCACTTTTCACTCCCTTCCATGCCAAAACCCATTGCACTTCCTCCTCTTTCTTGTTTGAG GAATAATGGAGATGTCAATAGCTTACATGAACAGAA GTCAGAGGGTAACAAAAATGTGGACATGTCCCAG TCCATGTGTGATGATGACCAGAATGTGAAACAAGATAATATTTGGCAATTGTTCAAAGAAGCTCAACAGA ACATACTATACTTGAACAAACAACGCCTTGGGGCCATTGAGAAACTTGACAAAACAAACAGAGAAAAACAGTCGCTTCTCAGTAAGATAAAGAAGTTGGAAGCAGAAAAACAGGCTGGTGCTGGTAAAG ATAACCTATCAACTTGTTCAGAATTGCTGCTTCGGATAGATGCCATGGTTCTCAGCAGCATGATTAGTGCTGGAGAAGCATCTGAATTAAGAAGTTTGGTGATGAACCACAAAGTGAGTCTGGCTGATGTTTTTAATATCATCTCACACAAAAAAGATCCTGAACTTCTAGGAGAACTTCGTCGCTTTTCAGATGGACACAAAAA GAATGGTTTTCATATTGTTCACATTTGCACAGAAATGACACCATTGGTCCCTAGAGGATCAGTAGCTTCATATGTGACCGGCATATCTCGTGCACTTCAAAGAAAGGGCCACCTGGTGGAGGTTATATTGCCAAA GTATGCAAGTTTAAACCTAGATGAGGTGCAAGGGTTGCACGAAGTTAATGTAGAGGTTACCTCGTATTTTAATGGCCAATTACACGGAAATAGAATTTGGACTGG TGTTGTTTTTGGCATTGGAGTCACTTTGATAGAGCCAAAGTACTATTCATCATTTTTCAGCCATGAGATGATATATGGATACCCAGATGATTTTGAAAG GTTCTCCTATTTTTGTCGGGCATCATTGGACTATATTGTAAAATGTGGGAAGCAGCCTGATGTGTTGCATCTACATAATTGGGAGACAGCCATTGTTGGGCCCCTTTTCTGGGATACATTTGTTAAACAG GGACTTGAAGGAACCAGAATATTATTTACATGCCATGGCTTCAATTCACAG GGTATTGAGCAACCAGATAAGTTAGCCTTATGTGGGCTTGATCCTTTAAGACTTCATCGCCCTGATCGTTTACAagacaacactaacacacaactTGTCAATATTTTAAAG GGTGGAGTTGTCTATTCGAATAGAGTTGTAATAATGTCATCTATCTATCCAAAGCACGTAATTGTTCATAATTTGAGTCATGAACTGGAGCCCACTTTAAATGTCCATAG GGACAAGTTGGTCATTGCTCCTTACGGATTAGACAAATCAACTTGGGATCCTTCAACTGACTATTTTCTTCCAGAAAATTTCAATGCTGAAAATATGAATGGAAAAGCTTTTTGCAAAGCTGCATTGCTACAGAAGCTGGGATTATCTGAACATTCTTCTACTATTCTT GTTGGATGCATTTTTTCAGAAGGACGAGACCTTGACAGAAAAAGGGTGAAGGAAGTTATCTTGAATGCTAAGCAGTATGATGTCCAGGTTGCCATCTCTGTGGAGCTTATACTTatgtttttttctcaaaaaaa TTGCAGTTTATATTTATGGGGACCAGTGAAAGATTGA
- the LOC114408896 gene encoding probable starch synthase 4, chloroplastic/amyloplastic isoform X3: protein MEMSIAYMNRKGNKNVDMSQSMCDDDQNVKQDNIWQLFKEAQQNILYLNKQRLGAIEKLDKTNREKQSLLSKIKKLEAEKQAGAGKDNLSTCSELLLRIDAMVLSSMISAGEASELRSLVMNHKVSLADVFNIISHKKDPELLGELRRFSDGHKKNGFHIVHICTEMTPLVPRGSVASYVTGISRALQRKGHLVEVILPKYASLNLDEVQGLHEVNVEVTSYFNGQLHGNRIWTGVVFGIGVTLIEPKYYSSFFSHEMIYGYPDDFERFSYFCRASLDYIVKCGKQPDVLHLHNWETAIVGPLFWDTFVKQGLEGTRILFTCHGFNSQGIEQPDKLALCGLDPLRLHRPDRLQDNTNTQLVNILKGGVVYSNRVVIMSSIYPKHVIVHNLSHELEPTLNVHRDKLVIAPYGLDKSTWDPSTDYFLPENFNAENMNGKAFCKAALLQKLGLSEHSSTILVGCIFSEGRDLDRKRVKEVILNAKQYDVQLQFIFMGTSERLIMNQAPESLQMEFKDDNLKFVPTYDEALLHLVFAGSDIILCQSFLDPTDEIPLIALRYGAAPIALAPDASSNRSIPFDRSFINQDHEATKYSELINSSFVNMSISLAIDEIRTNPAMWKRKIMQAMAHDLSWDGECYDVHVEAYSAIKNM, encoded by the exons ATGGAGATGTCAATAGCTTACATGAACAGAA AGGGTAACAAAAATGTGGACATGTCCCAG TCCATGTGTGATGATGACCAGAATGTGAAACAAGATAATATTTGGCAATTGTTCAAAGAAGCTCAACAGA ACATACTATACTTGAACAAACAACGCCTTGGGGCCATTGAGAAACTTGACAAAACAAACAGAGAAAAACAGTCGCTTCTCAGTAAGATAAAGAAGTTGGAAGCAGAAAAACAGGCTGGTGCTGGTAAAG ATAACCTATCAACTTGTTCAGAATTGCTGCTTCGGATAGATGCCATGGTTCTCAGCAGCATGATTAGTGCTGGAGAAGCATCTGAATTAAGAAGTTTGGTGATGAACCACAAAGTGAGTCTGGCTGATGTTTTTAATATCATCTCACACAAAAAAGATCCTGAACTTCTAGGAGAACTTCGTCGCTTTTCAGATGGACACAAAAA GAATGGTTTTCATATTGTTCACATTTGCACAGAAATGACACCATTGGTCCCTAGAGGATCAGTAGCTTCATATGTGACCGGCATATCTCGTGCACTTCAAAGAAAGGGCCACCTGGTGGAGGTTATATTGCCAAA GTATGCAAGTTTAAACCTAGATGAGGTGCAAGGGTTGCACGAAGTTAATGTAGAGGTTACCTCGTATTTTAATGGCCAATTACACGGAAATAGAATTTGGACTGG TGTTGTTTTTGGCATTGGAGTCACTTTGATAGAGCCAAAGTACTATTCATCATTTTTCAGCCATGAGATGATATATGGATACCCAGATGATTTTGAAAG GTTCTCCTATTTTTGTCGGGCATCATTGGACTATATTGTAAAATGTGGGAAGCAGCCTGATGTGTTGCATCTACATAATTGGGAGACAGCCATTGTTGGGCCCCTTTTCTGGGATACATTTGTTAAACAG GGACTTGAAGGAACCAGAATATTATTTACATGCCATGGCTTCAATTCACAG GGTATTGAGCAACCAGATAAGTTAGCCTTATGTGGGCTTGATCCTTTAAGACTTCATCGCCCTGATCGTTTACAagacaacactaacacacaactTGTCAATATTTTAAAG GGTGGAGTTGTCTATTCGAATAGAGTTGTAATAATGTCATCTATCTATCCAAAGCACGTAATTGTTCATAATTTGAGTCATGAACTGGAGCCCACTTTAAATGTCCATAG GGACAAGTTGGTCATTGCTCCTTACGGATTAGACAAATCAACTTGGGATCCTTCAACTGACTATTTTCTTCCAGAAAATTTCAATGCTGAAAATATGAATGGAAAAGCTTTTTGCAAAGCTGCATTGCTACAGAAGCTGGGATTATCTGAACATTCTTCTACTATTCTT GTTGGATGCATTTTTTCAGAAGGACGAGACCTTGACAGAAAAAGGGTGAAGGAAGTTATCTTGAATGCTAAGCAGTATGATGTCCAG TTGCAGTTTATATTTATGGGGACCAGTGAAAGATTGATCATGAATCAGGCGCCTGAATCACTTCAGATGGAATTCAAG GATGATAATCTTAAATTTGTGCCTACTTATGATGAAGCTCTGTTGCATTTAGTCTTTGCTGGATCCGACATCATCTTGTGCcaatcttttcttgatcctaCTGATGAAATCCCA CTCATTGCTTTAAGGTATGGAGCAGCTCCAATAGCACTTGCCCCTGATGCTAGCTCAAACAG GTCGATACCTTTTGATAGGAGCTTCATAAACCAAGACCACGAGGCCACTAAGTACTCAGAGTTAATCAACTCTAGCTTCGTAAACATGTCTATTAGCCTTGCCATTGATGAAATT AGGACTAACCCTGCCATGTGGAAACGAAAAATAATGCAAGCAATGGCGCATGACTTATCATGGGATGGTGAATGCTACGATGTTCACGTTGAAGCTTACTCTGCTATAAAGAATATGTGA
- the LOC114408896 gene encoding probable starch synthase 4, chloroplastic/amyloplastic isoform X1, with protein MGTLFFFHSPIPHFSLPSMPKPIALPPLSCLRNNGDVNSLHEQKSEGNKNVDMSQSMCDDDQNVKQDNIWQLFKEAQQNILYLNKQRLGAIEKLDKTNREKQSLLSKIKKLEAEKQAGAGKDNLSTCSELLLRIDAMVLSSMISAGEASELRSLVMNHKVSLADVFNIISHKKDPELLGELRRFSDGHKKNGFHIVHICTEMTPLVPRGSVASYVTGISRALQRKGHLVEVILPKYASLNLDEVQGLHEVNVEVTSYFNGQLHGNRIWTGVVFGIGVTLIEPKYYSSFFSHEMIYGYPDDFERFSYFCRASLDYIVKCGKQPDVLHLHNWETAIVGPLFWDTFVKQGLEGTRILFTCHGFNSQGIEQPDKLALCGLDPLRLHRPDRLQDNTNTQLVNILKGGVVYSNRVVIMSSIYPKHVIVHNLSHELEPTLNVHRDKLVIAPYGLDKSTWDPSTDYFLPENFNAENMNGKAFCKAALLQKLGLSEHSSTILVGCIFSEGRDLDRKRVKEVILNAKQYDVQLQFIFMGTSERLIMNQAPESLQMEFKDDNLKFVPTYDEALLHLVFAGSDIILCQSFLDPTDEIPLIALRYGAAPIALAPDASSNRSIPFDRSFINQDHEATKYSELINSSFVNMSISLAIDEIRTNPAMWKRKIMQAMAHDLSWDGECYDVHVEAYSAIKNM; from the exons ATGGGgacattgtttttcttccatTCACCGATTCCTCACTTTTCACTCCCTTCCATGCCAAAACCCATTGCACTTCCTCCTCTTTCTTGTTTGAG GAATAATGGAGATGTCAATAGCTTACATGAACAGAA GTCAGAGGGTAACAAAAATGTGGACATGTCCCAG TCCATGTGTGATGATGACCAGAATGTGAAACAAGATAATATTTGGCAATTGTTCAAAGAAGCTCAACAGA ACATACTATACTTGAACAAACAACGCCTTGGGGCCATTGAGAAACTTGACAAAACAAACAGAGAAAAACAGTCGCTTCTCAGTAAGATAAAGAAGTTGGAAGCAGAAAAACAGGCTGGTGCTGGTAAAG ATAACCTATCAACTTGTTCAGAATTGCTGCTTCGGATAGATGCCATGGTTCTCAGCAGCATGATTAGTGCTGGAGAAGCATCTGAATTAAGAAGTTTGGTGATGAACCACAAAGTGAGTCTGGCTGATGTTTTTAATATCATCTCACACAAAAAAGATCCTGAACTTCTAGGAGAACTTCGTCGCTTTTCAGATGGACACAAAAA GAATGGTTTTCATATTGTTCACATTTGCACAGAAATGACACCATTGGTCCCTAGAGGATCAGTAGCTTCATATGTGACCGGCATATCTCGTGCACTTCAAAGAAAGGGCCACCTGGTGGAGGTTATATTGCCAAA GTATGCAAGTTTAAACCTAGATGAGGTGCAAGGGTTGCACGAAGTTAATGTAGAGGTTACCTCGTATTTTAATGGCCAATTACACGGAAATAGAATTTGGACTGG TGTTGTTTTTGGCATTGGAGTCACTTTGATAGAGCCAAAGTACTATTCATCATTTTTCAGCCATGAGATGATATATGGATACCCAGATGATTTTGAAAG GTTCTCCTATTTTTGTCGGGCATCATTGGACTATATTGTAAAATGTGGGAAGCAGCCTGATGTGTTGCATCTACATAATTGGGAGACAGCCATTGTTGGGCCCCTTTTCTGGGATACATTTGTTAAACAG GGACTTGAAGGAACCAGAATATTATTTACATGCCATGGCTTCAATTCACAG GGTATTGAGCAACCAGATAAGTTAGCCTTATGTGGGCTTGATCCTTTAAGACTTCATCGCCCTGATCGTTTACAagacaacactaacacacaactTGTCAATATTTTAAAG GGTGGAGTTGTCTATTCGAATAGAGTTGTAATAATGTCATCTATCTATCCAAAGCACGTAATTGTTCATAATTTGAGTCATGAACTGGAGCCCACTTTAAATGTCCATAG GGACAAGTTGGTCATTGCTCCTTACGGATTAGACAAATCAACTTGGGATCCTTCAACTGACTATTTTCTTCCAGAAAATTTCAATGCTGAAAATATGAATGGAAAAGCTTTTTGCAAAGCTGCATTGCTACAGAAGCTGGGATTATCTGAACATTCTTCTACTATTCTT GTTGGATGCATTTTTTCAGAAGGACGAGACCTTGACAGAAAAAGGGTGAAGGAAGTTATCTTGAATGCTAAGCAGTATGATGTCCAG TTGCAGTTTATATTTATGGGGACCAGTGAAAGATTGATCATGAATCAGGCGCCTGAATCACTTCAGATGGAATTCAAG GATGATAATCTTAAATTTGTGCCTACTTATGATGAAGCTCTGTTGCATTTAGTCTTTGCTGGATCCGACATCATCTTGTGCcaatcttttcttgatcctaCTGATGAAATCCCA CTCATTGCTTTAAGGTATGGAGCAGCTCCAATAGCACTTGCCCCTGATGCTAGCTCAAACAG GTCGATACCTTTTGATAGGAGCTTCATAAACCAAGACCACGAGGCCACTAAGTACTCAGAGTTAATCAACTCTAGCTTCGTAAACATGTCTATTAGCCTTGCCATTGATGAAATT AGGACTAACCCTGCCATGTGGAAACGAAAAATAATGCAAGCAATGGCGCATGACTTATCATGGGATGGTGAATGCTACGATGTTCACGTTGAAGCTTACTCTGCTATAAAGAATATGTGA
- the LOC114408896 gene encoding probable starch synthase 4, chloroplastic/amyloplastic isoform X5: protein MVLSSMISAGEASELRSLVMNHKVSLADVFNIISHKKDPELLGELRRFSDGHKKNGFHIVHICTEMTPLVPRGSVASYVTGISRALQRKGHLVEVILPKYASLNLDEVQGLHEVNVEVTSYFNGQLHGNRIWTGVVFGIGVTLIEPKYYSSFFSHEMIYGYPDDFERFSYFCRASLDYIVKCGKQPDVLHLHNWETAIVGPLFWDTFVKQGLEGTRILFTCHGFNSQGIEQPDKLALCGLDPLRLHRPDRLQDNTNTQLVNILKGGVVYSNRVVIMSSIYPKHVIVHNLSHELEPTLNVHRDKLVIAPYGLDKSTWDPSTDYFLPENFNAENMNGKAFCKAALLQKLGLSEHSSTILVGCIFSEGRDLDRKRVKEVILNAKQYDVQLQFIFMGTSERLIMNQAPESLQMEFKDDNLKFVPTYDEALLHLVFAGSDIILCQSFLDPTDEIPLIALRYGAAPIALAPDASSNRSIPFDRSFINQDHEATKYSELINSSFVNMSISLAIDEIRTNPAMWKRKIMQAMAHDLSWDGECYDVHVEAYSAIKNM from the exons ATGGTTCTCAGCAGCATGATTAGTGCTGGAGAAGCATCTGAATTAAGAAGTTTGGTGATGAACCACAAAGTGAGTCTGGCTGATGTTTTTAATATCATCTCACACAAAAAAGATCCTGAACTTCTAGGAGAACTTCGTCGCTTTTCAGATGGACACAAAAA GAATGGTTTTCATATTGTTCACATTTGCACAGAAATGACACCATTGGTCCCTAGAGGATCAGTAGCTTCATATGTGACCGGCATATCTCGTGCACTTCAAAGAAAGGGCCACCTGGTGGAGGTTATATTGCCAAA GTATGCAAGTTTAAACCTAGATGAGGTGCAAGGGTTGCACGAAGTTAATGTAGAGGTTACCTCGTATTTTAATGGCCAATTACACGGAAATAGAATTTGGACTGG TGTTGTTTTTGGCATTGGAGTCACTTTGATAGAGCCAAAGTACTATTCATCATTTTTCAGCCATGAGATGATATATGGATACCCAGATGATTTTGAAAG GTTCTCCTATTTTTGTCGGGCATCATTGGACTATATTGTAAAATGTGGGAAGCAGCCTGATGTGTTGCATCTACATAATTGGGAGACAGCCATTGTTGGGCCCCTTTTCTGGGATACATTTGTTAAACAG GGACTTGAAGGAACCAGAATATTATTTACATGCCATGGCTTCAATTCACAG GGTATTGAGCAACCAGATAAGTTAGCCTTATGTGGGCTTGATCCTTTAAGACTTCATCGCCCTGATCGTTTACAagacaacactaacacacaactTGTCAATATTTTAAAG GGTGGAGTTGTCTATTCGAATAGAGTTGTAATAATGTCATCTATCTATCCAAAGCACGTAATTGTTCATAATTTGAGTCATGAACTGGAGCCCACTTTAAATGTCCATAG GGACAAGTTGGTCATTGCTCCTTACGGATTAGACAAATCAACTTGGGATCCTTCAACTGACTATTTTCTTCCAGAAAATTTCAATGCTGAAAATATGAATGGAAAAGCTTTTTGCAAAGCTGCATTGCTACAGAAGCTGGGATTATCTGAACATTCTTCTACTATTCTT GTTGGATGCATTTTTTCAGAAGGACGAGACCTTGACAGAAAAAGGGTGAAGGAAGTTATCTTGAATGCTAAGCAGTATGATGTCCAG TTGCAGTTTATATTTATGGGGACCAGTGAAAGATTGATCATGAATCAGGCGCCTGAATCACTTCAGATGGAATTCAAG GATGATAATCTTAAATTTGTGCCTACTTATGATGAAGCTCTGTTGCATTTAGTCTTTGCTGGATCCGACATCATCTTGTGCcaatcttttcttgatcctaCTGATGAAATCCCA CTCATTGCTTTAAGGTATGGAGCAGCTCCAATAGCACTTGCCCCTGATGCTAGCTCAAACAG GTCGATACCTTTTGATAGGAGCTTCATAAACCAAGACCACGAGGCCACTAAGTACTCAGAGTTAATCAACTCTAGCTTCGTAAACATGTCTATTAGCCTTGCCATTGATGAAATT AGGACTAACCCTGCCATGTGGAAACGAAAAATAATGCAAGCAATGGCGCATGACTTATCATGGGATGGTGAATGCTACGATGTTCACGTTGAAGCTTACTCTGCTATAAAGAATATGTGA
- the LOC114408896 gene encoding probable starch synthase 4, chloroplastic/amyloplastic isoform X2 yields MGTLFFFHSPIPHFSLPSMPKPIALPPLSCLRNNGDVNSLHEQKSEGNKNVDMSQSMCDDDQNVKQDNIWQLFKEAQQNILYLNKQRLGAIEKLDKTNREKQSLLSKIKKLEAEKQAGAGKDNLSTCSELLLRIDAMVLSSMISAGEASELRSLVMNHKVSLADVFNIISHKKDPELLGELRRFSDGHKKNGFHIVHICTEMTPLVPRGSVASYVTGISRALQRKGHLVEVILPKYASLNLDEVQGLHEVNVEVTSYFNGQLHGNRIWTGVVFGIGVTLIEPKYYSSFFSHEMIYGYPDDFERFSYFCRASLDYIVKCGKQPDVLHLHNWETAIVGPLFWDTFVKQGLEGTRILFTCHGFNSQGIEQPDKLALCGLDPLRLHRPDRLQDNTNTQLVNILKGGVVYSNRVVIMSSIYPKHVIVHNLSHELEPTLNVHRDKLVIAPYGLDKSTWDPSTDYFLPENFNAENMNGKAFCKAALLQKLGLSEHSSTILVGCIFSEGRDLDRKRVKEVILNAKQYDVQFIFMGTSERLIMNQAPESLQMEFKDDNLKFVPTYDEALLHLVFAGSDIILCQSFLDPTDEIPLIALRYGAAPIALAPDASSNRSIPFDRSFINQDHEATKYSELINSSFVNMSISLAIDEIRTNPAMWKRKIMQAMAHDLSWDGECYDVHVEAYSAIKNM; encoded by the exons ATGGGgacattgtttttcttccatTCACCGATTCCTCACTTTTCACTCCCTTCCATGCCAAAACCCATTGCACTTCCTCCTCTTTCTTGTTTGAG GAATAATGGAGATGTCAATAGCTTACATGAACAGAA GTCAGAGGGTAACAAAAATGTGGACATGTCCCAG TCCATGTGTGATGATGACCAGAATGTGAAACAAGATAATATTTGGCAATTGTTCAAAGAAGCTCAACAGA ACATACTATACTTGAACAAACAACGCCTTGGGGCCATTGAGAAACTTGACAAAACAAACAGAGAAAAACAGTCGCTTCTCAGTAAGATAAAGAAGTTGGAAGCAGAAAAACAGGCTGGTGCTGGTAAAG ATAACCTATCAACTTGTTCAGAATTGCTGCTTCGGATAGATGCCATGGTTCTCAGCAGCATGATTAGTGCTGGAGAAGCATCTGAATTAAGAAGTTTGGTGATGAACCACAAAGTGAGTCTGGCTGATGTTTTTAATATCATCTCACACAAAAAAGATCCTGAACTTCTAGGAGAACTTCGTCGCTTTTCAGATGGACACAAAAA GAATGGTTTTCATATTGTTCACATTTGCACAGAAATGACACCATTGGTCCCTAGAGGATCAGTAGCTTCATATGTGACCGGCATATCTCGTGCACTTCAAAGAAAGGGCCACCTGGTGGAGGTTATATTGCCAAA GTATGCAAGTTTAAACCTAGATGAGGTGCAAGGGTTGCACGAAGTTAATGTAGAGGTTACCTCGTATTTTAATGGCCAATTACACGGAAATAGAATTTGGACTGG TGTTGTTTTTGGCATTGGAGTCACTTTGATAGAGCCAAAGTACTATTCATCATTTTTCAGCCATGAGATGATATATGGATACCCAGATGATTTTGAAAG GTTCTCCTATTTTTGTCGGGCATCATTGGACTATATTGTAAAATGTGGGAAGCAGCCTGATGTGTTGCATCTACATAATTGGGAGACAGCCATTGTTGGGCCCCTTTTCTGGGATACATTTGTTAAACAG GGACTTGAAGGAACCAGAATATTATTTACATGCCATGGCTTCAATTCACAG GGTATTGAGCAACCAGATAAGTTAGCCTTATGTGGGCTTGATCCTTTAAGACTTCATCGCCCTGATCGTTTACAagacaacactaacacacaactTGTCAATATTTTAAAG GGTGGAGTTGTCTATTCGAATAGAGTTGTAATAATGTCATCTATCTATCCAAAGCACGTAATTGTTCATAATTTGAGTCATGAACTGGAGCCCACTTTAAATGTCCATAG GGACAAGTTGGTCATTGCTCCTTACGGATTAGACAAATCAACTTGGGATCCTTCAACTGACTATTTTCTTCCAGAAAATTTCAATGCTGAAAATATGAATGGAAAAGCTTTTTGCAAAGCTGCATTGCTACAGAAGCTGGGATTATCTGAACATTCTTCTACTATTCTT GTTGGATGCATTTTTTCAGAAGGACGAGACCTTGACAGAAAAAGGGTGAAGGAAGTTATCTTGAATGCTAAGCAGTATGATGTCCAG TTTATATTTATGGGGACCAGTGAAAGATTGATCATGAATCAGGCGCCTGAATCACTTCAGATGGAATTCAAG GATGATAATCTTAAATTTGTGCCTACTTATGATGAAGCTCTGTTGCATTTAGTCTTTGCTGGATCCGACATCATCTTGTGCcaatcttttcttgatcctaCTGATGAAATCCCA CTCATTGCTTTAAGGTATGGAGCAGCTCCAATAGCACTTGCCCCTGATGCTAGCTCAAACAG GTCGATACCTTTTGATAGGAGCTTCATAAACCAAGACCACGAGGCCACTAAGTACTCAGAGTTAATCAACTCTAGCTTCGTAAACATGTCTATTAGCCTTGCCATTGATGAAATT AGGACTAACCCTGCCATGTGGAAACGAAAAATAATGCAAGCAATGGCGCATGACTTATCATGGGATGGTGAATGCTACGATGTTCACGTTGAAGCTTACTCTGCTATAAAGAATATGTGA